The genomic stretch GAAGACCAGCGCCGAGACCGGATGCACGATGAGCTCCAGCCAGACCAGGTGGACCGGGAGGTAGAAGATCGGCATGCCCAGCAGGGGACAGAGCAGGGCCAGCCCCACGATGGGGATGTGGAAGGCGATGAGGAAGAGGAAGGAGCGCTGGATATTGCCGAAGATGCGCCGCCCTTCGGCGATGGTGGCCACGATGCCGGCGAAGCTGTCGTTCAAAAGCACCAGATGGGCCGAGGCCCGGGCCACCTCCGTCCCCTGGAGGCCCATGGCGATGCCGATGTCGGCTTTTTTCAGGGCCGGCGCGTCGTTGATGCCGTCCCCTGTCATGGCCACCACCTCGCCCGCCTCTTTCAGGGCCTTCACCAGGGCGAACTTCTGCTCGGGCCGCACCCGGGCGAAGACCACGCCTTCGCGGGCCTTGCGGGCGAATTCCTGCGGCGGCAGGCGGTCCAGCCCGGCGGCGTTGAGCAGTTCCTCGGGCCGGTGGTCGATGCCCGCGGCGTCCACCACCGCGTGGGCGGTGAGCAGGTGGTCCCCGGTGATGATCTTCAGGCGGATGCCCGCCTCCCGGCATTGGGCCGCCGCCGCCGGCACCTCGGGGCGCAAGGGGTCCCGGAAGGCCAGCAGGCCGAAGAGCTTGAGGCCGCGCTCGTCCCGGGCGCGGTCGCCGGTGAAGGGGCCCCCGTCCCGCCCCGCCACCGCCAGCACCCGGGCGCCGTGGGAGGCCAGGCGCTCGTTCTCCCGCTCGGCCGCCCGGCGTTCCTCCGGGGAAATGTCGCAATGCTCCAGGATCCCCTCCAGCGCCCCCTTGGCCGCCAGCCGCCAGGCCTGGGGGTCGGCCGCCTTCCGCCAGACGTGGGACATGTGCTTGCCCACCGGATCGAAGTCGTAGTCGTGGACCAGTTCCCACCGCTCCTGCACCGTCCGCGTCCTGACCCCATGGGACCGGGCATGGATCAGGATGGCCTTCTCCATCGGGTCCGCCGGCGACCTCTCGCAGGCCAGCACCGACGCCTCCAGCACCGCCTCCTCGCTGGCCCAGGGGGTCAGGGGAAGGTGCGATTCCAGTTGGAACTGCCCGGCCGTGAGGGTGCCGGTCTTGTCCACGCAGAGCACGGTGGTGGAGCCCAGGGTCTCGACGCTGGCCAGGCGCTTGAGCAGCACCCCGTGGCGGGAAAGGCGCCAGGCGCCCAGGGAAAGGAAGAGGGTGAAGACCAGGGGGAATTCCTCCGGGATGGCCGCGATGGCCAGGCTGACCCCCGCCAGGAAGGCGGGCCCCCAGGCTTGGCCCCGGGAAAGTTCCAGTCCCACCACCGCCGCCGAGACCAGGAGCGCCACCCCGTAGAGCCGTTTCACCAAGGCGCCCACCTTGCGCTGGAGCGGGGTCTGCTCCATCGGTTCCCCGGCGACCAGTTGGGCGATCTTGCCGAAGCGGGTGTGGGGGCCGGTCTCCCCCACCTCGCCGATGCCTTGCCCGGTCAGCACCGTGGTCCCGGCGAAGAAACGGCTTTCAGGGCCGGGTCCATCGCCGTACGGTCTTTCCGGGTCCTTCCCAGGGACGGGGGCTGTCCTTGGCGTCTTGGCCACAGGTTCCGATTCGCCGGTGAGGGCGCTTTCATCGACCGAGAAATTCGCGCCTTCCCAAAGCACCCCATCGGCCAACACCCGGTCCCCTTCCTTTAATAGGAGGAGGTCGCCCGGGACCACCTCTTCCGAGGGGATGGAGCTTTCGACCCCGTCCCGCAGGACGCGGGCGCGCGGCTCCCAGGCTTGGGACAGTTTCTTGAGGGCCTCCCGGCTACGGGCTTCCAACACCACGTCCACGCCCAGCACGGGAACGAGGGCGGCCAAAAGGATGGACCCGTCGCGCGGCTCCCCCAGCAAGAAATAGACGGCGGCGGCCGCCAGGAGCATGAGGGCCATGGGATCGGCCAGGAGTCGGGCCAGTTCCTTGAGCCGCCCATGGGGGTCCGGCGGGACCGGGAGGTTCGGTCCATAGCGGCGCAATCTTTCGCGGGCTTGGGAATTGGTCAGACCGGTCGGGGGCATGGGGCCTCTTTCAGGGATGCTCCCTTGATCTTAGGCGTTTTTTTACAGGAGTTTTATGACCCGGGTCCAGCATCCGGGACGGATCTAGGGTAGAGTTAAGGTCGATCGGCCATCTTTGGGGGACCCATGCCTGAAGGCTACTTGTATAAGGAAAGAAGGATCTCTCCCCGGACCAAGGTGGAGATCCCCATCCAATTCGGCCTGCTCGAGGATCCCCAGGCCGTCCAGGCCATCCGGGACCAGCACAAGAAGGCCCGCGGGGAAAAGGCCATCGACCTGAGTTTGGGCGGGCTCCAGGTCCTGGCGGCCCAACCCCTGAGGTCGGGGGATATGCTGGAGATGGAGATCTCCCTTCCCGGCCTGCCCATGGCCCTTCCCGCCACCGCCGAAGTGGTGTGGGCCGACGGGAACACGGGCGGGCTCCACTTCCTGCGCATGGACGGGGAGGACGTGCGGGTCCTGAAGGCCTTCCTGAACAAAGCCATGAAGAGCCGGGGCGGGGCCTGATCTTTTTTTGAACTTTGGTTGTTGATATTGATAATCATTATCAATATACTCCCCGCCATTCCAATCGGGGAGGCCTCCCATGAAACGTCGGACCCAAGCCGCGATCCTCTGCCTGGCGCTGTTGGCCGCGCCGGCCCTGGCCAGCGAACGCCATTTCACCTTCAGCTATGAATCGTCGGTCCTGGGCGAGGGCGAGAAGGAACTGGAGACCTATTCGGACTTCAAGTTCGGCCGCGACCTCTATTATTCGGCCCTGGACGAGCGCCTGGAACTGGAGTGGGGCCTGGGCGGGGGCGTGCAGTCCTCCCTTTACCTGAACTTCGAGCAGGAAATGGCCGACGACGGCACCGGCGCCATCGGCACCGAGTTCCTGGCCGACGGCATCTCCAACGAGTGGAAGTTCAAGCTCTCCGACCGCTGGACCGAGGCCCTGGGGTTGGGCCTCTATTTCGAGAACGGCTTCAAACCCGACGAGTACGAACTGGAGACCAAAGTCATCGTCGACAAGCAGATGGGCGACTTCCTCTGGACCTTCAACCTGACGGCCGAGCCCGAGGTGCATTTCATCGACAACACCGTGGGCTTCTCCCTCACCCCCTCGGCCGGCGCCGGGTTCTTCCTGGTCCCCGAGAAGTTCTTCGTCGGGATCGAGGCCCAATACCTCAACGCCTGGGAGGACCTGGACCAGGGCAAGACCGCCTCCATGATTTCCGCCGGGCCCGTGCTGGCCTATACGGGCAAGGGCTGGTGGGCGGCGGTCACCTACCTGCCCCAACTGGCGAACCTGCAGGGGAGCGGCCTGGATTACGGGAACGGCCAGCGCCACCAGGTGCAGGTGGCCTTCTCGCTGGAACTGGGCGGCTCGCCCGAGCGTCCGGCGGCCTCCGCCTCGGTCCCCGCCGAATTCCAGGCCGGGCGATCCCTTTACGAAGCCCGCTGCCAGGAATGCCACAAGCTCCACGACCCGGGCGAGTTCACGCCGGAGTCCTGGGACGCCATCATGACCAAGATGAAGTACAAGGCGAACCTGGAGGGGGACGAGGAAGGTTCGATCCTGGGCTACCTGAAGGCCTTCGCCAAGAAGGGCTGAACTAGGGGGTTCGGGACTTCGGGGTCCACCAGCGCTCCAGGAAAAGGGGCCGGGGCCGCACCTTCGGCCGGTACCGCAGGCCGAAATGGCCGATGGCGCGCTTGCGGATATGGGCGGTGACCTCCCGCGGCGAATCCGAGACCAGGATGCGGTCGATGTCCCCCGGGTCGATGGCCCCTTCCTTCAACATGGATCCCTTGAGCATCCGGAGCAAAGGGCCCCAATAGCCCTTCCCCATGAGGACGATGGGGAAATCCTGGGTCTTGCCGGTCTGGATGAGGGTGGCGATCTCGAAAAATTCGTCGGTGGTCCCGAACCCGCCCGGCATGGCGATGAAGGCGTAGGAATACTTGGCCAGCATCAGCTTGCGCACGAAGAAATAATGGAACTCCAGCCAAAGGTCCAGGTAGGGATTGGGCTTTTGTTCCTTCGGCAGGACGATGTTGCAGCCCACCGACCGCCCCCCCGCCTCCTGGGCCCCCCGGTTGGCCGCTTCCATCAGGCCCGGGCCGCCCCCGGTCATGACGGTGAATCCCAGCTTGGCCATCTCGGCCCCCACGCGCCGGGCCAGGGCGTAATAGCGGTGGCCCTCGTTGAAGCGGGCGGACCCGAAGATGGTCACACAGGGTCCCACGAAGTGGAGCTTGCGGAAGCCCTTGAGGCATTCGAAGAAGACCAGCAAAAGCTGGCGCAGTTCCTCCAGGCGGGACAGGGGCCCGGAGAGGAAGCGGCTCTCCCGGGGCGAGGGAGTGGACTTGCCCCAGAGGGAGCGGGAGGTCGATCGCTTGTTTTTCATGGCTCGCCTTCCTTCCCCGGCCTAGGGTCCCCTAATATACCGCAGGCTTCCCGCCCGGCCGTCGTCGAACCGCATGGGACGGGATCCGGGGGATCCGACCATGGACAAAAGTTTTTGGTACCAGAAATGGGAAAAGAACGAGATCGGCTTTCACGGCGGCGTTCCCAACCCGCTCCTCGTCGGACATTTCGAAAGGCTCTCGCTCCCCAAGGGGGCCCGCGTGTTCCTGCCCCTTTGCGGCAAGAGCCTGGACATCCATTGGCTCCTGGCCCAGGGCTACCGGGTGGCGGGGGCCGAATTGAGCCGCCTAGCCGTCGACCAGTTGTTCCGGGAACTGGGGGTCGCGCCGGAGATATCGGGCGCCGGGGAGCTGGTCCATTACCGCGCGCAGAACATCGACCTCTTCGTCGGGGACATCTTCACCCTGTCCCGGGAAACCTTGGGACCCGTGGACGCGGTCTACGACCGGGCGGCCCTGGTCGCGCTCCCGGGCGAAATGCGCTCCCGCTACACCGGCCACTTGATGGGGATCACCGGCAAGGCCCCGCAACTGCTCATCTGCTACGCCTACGACCAGGCCCTGGCCGCCGGCCCTCCCTTCTCGGTCAGCGACGAGGAGGTCCTCCGGCATTACCAGGATGTCTATGAGCCCCTGCTCGTTACCAGCCTGGAGGTCCCCGGCGGATTGCGGGGGCAATTCCCCGCCCGGGAGAATGTTTGGCTGTTGAAGAAGCCCTAAGGGCGGGCGGATGCGCGTCTTCTTTTTGAGGCCCCGCTACCTTGACCTGCCGGATTTCTGGAACTGAGGATTAAGGTGATTTTCAGTCGAGGCCATAAAATCGGGATAATGGGGACGATCCTTTAAAGGTCCCGGTCAGTGGATGCGCCAAATGACTTGGTTGAGCGAATCGGCGACGTAGATGTCGCCGGACGGGCCGATCGCGATCCCTCCCAGCATGGTCGGCTCTTTGGAGTCCGGATTCTTCTTTTGCCCTTCCGCCGACAGGATAGGCCCCTCGTAGGTGGACAACACACCTTCCGGCGTGATCTTCTGGATGATGGCGCTCAACTGGCAGGAAACATAGAAATTACCCTTCTTGTCCATCGCCAAGCCCTGGGCATACTTTATCGCATCCCCCCCCTGGAACAGGGTGGTCACTTTTCCCGAGGTATTCAACTTCCGCAGGGAATTATTGCCACCGTCGACAAAATAAAGGTTCCCTTCCGCGTCTGTCGTCATGGCCTCGATTTGGCTGATGGAGGCATCCGTTCCGGTACCATCTTCGGCATTAGGCTTTCCCGAACCCACCAGGACAACGGCGTCCCCTAACGCAGAGACCCGTCGAATGACCTCGGAGACATTGTCTGCGACGAAAAGTCCTCCCTTCCCGTCCGATGTCAGCGGGCCGGTCATAGTGACACCAACGGCATTCCCATAGGCATCGGGCCAGGAGACCGTACCGGAACCCGGAAAATTCGAGACTGTCCCGTCGGGAGCGACCTTGCGGATCCTGCCATCGGAGACGTCCCGGACGAAAAGATTCCCGTAAGGGTCCAGGCTTAGGCATCCAGGACCATTGAAGCGGGCTTTTGCCCCTCTTCCATTGGTCTTTCCTTGGGCCAGGGCCTTCCCCGCCAAAGTAGACACGGTCCCATCGGGATCGATCTTTCGAATCAACTGATTGGCATAATCCGCCACATAGACGTCCCCCTGGGGGTCCACCACCACATTGGAAGGAAAATTGAATGTCGCTTGAGCCGCCTTTCCGTCCTTGGAACCGGCCACGCCCAACTGGCCCGCGAAAAGGGTCAATTCCGCCGCGTGTACCTGTCCTGCTCCAACCGCCATCACCGTCAGGAAAAAAACATGGGATGCTATCTTCGCGATCGAACGATCCATTCAATGCCTCCTAGCAATAAAAATTCAATGTCCAAGAATCTCCAAAATAACCTACACCGGAAACATCACAAGAGAATCCCATAATTTATATATAACGTTTCGTTTTCGCGCTGCTTTCGGGGGCCTATCCGAAACCATTGTCCACGACGGCTCCTCAGATTGGACGACCTATCATTTGCCCTGAGTAAGCGAAGCACATCGAAGGGTCCCCGTCGTGGACAGCCTCAGCCTTTGCCTTTTTGTTCTTCTTCAAGGTAATCCATCAGCTTCTTTCTCGTTGGATCGTTATAACTCAATTTAAAATCACTGGTGTCTTCCGGCCAATTATCGTCGTAGGTGTACCCTTCCAACATGTCGAGGTATCCCGTTTGATCCAAAAACAGAACAAAACCGGCTCCATGTTTGACGCCTTTAATTTCGCCATTCACGTCACCAAATATTAACCGTCCATTGGGAGATGGCACATGCGGAACCGTTTCAGGCACTCTGAAATAGGTGAAGAAACCCACTCCGGAAAATTGCCGGGATGAAATGGTGGCGTTCTCCAGTTGTTTTCTTAAAGCTGTAAGGATGGGATGCTCACCAGCTAAAAGCCGATCCATCACCGCTTGTTCCAAAGGGGTCAACGAGGGATTAAGGGGGTCCTCATGCTTTAAACCCGAACTTGGCATTATTGCCTCCCCATCATGTTACCTGTCCAATGCGGGACCCCGTCGTGGACAAACTTAGATAAGTTTTAATCCGCGCGCGATCCGTTTAACTCGCCATCGTAAAAACGGATTTAACGCCTTTAGATTATCCAGGACATACTGATCTGCCGCCTTGTCAAAACCACCGTTCTCTTTGTCAATTAGACCGTAAAATTCATCATCCGCCCCCTTGGCACCCGACTTTTTTTCCTTTGTCGACGCAATGAGGATTGAAGTTTTTTTCATGCCAATGGTCTCATAACCCTTAATGGCGTCATGAACAACCACCCCTGTTGGGTTACTATAAAATTGACCAAATCCTCCGTTTTTTACTTCCGCTTCCAACCAACGGGCAGCAAAAAGGTTTCGTTCAATTTCACTCACTTTGTCGGCCTGCTCCCTATATACCTTCGCGCCTTTATAAATGCTTACTCTTTTCCAAGTGGATTCAATCACTATCTCACGAATATATCCGGGCTTTGGTTTTCCAAATTTAAATTTTAACCACTGCTTGAATTGCCAAAATGTCACTTTTTAAATACCTCCCCGTCGTGGACAAGCCTTACCCTTTTCTCGATCCCCCAGGGCGGCACTCAAATTCCCACTTCACGGGCAGATCTTTTCGGCCCGGACCTTCCCCTAGGGCATTACTTCATCATTTTACCCAGTCGCTGAAGGTCGATCGGACGGGCGCGAACAAGCAGTCGAACGCCTTCTTCGGTAAAGCTCTCCTTCAAGATCTTCATATTCGGACGCATTTCACTCATGACCCCTTGGGCCTTATAGGGAACGAGGATCTCCTTTTCGATCATGTCCTTCTCGAAAAATTGGACGATGCGTTCACTGACGACCCGCATGTCCTCGGGACTACGGGTCGAGGTCAGAACGGCGTTCGGATACTCCGCCCCGAGGACCTGCTTCTGCCATTCGCTCAACCGGTCGGCCTTATTGAGGATAAGAAGATGCGGGATCGTGTCGGCGCCGATATCGCCCAAGACTTCCCGGACCACCGCCAGTTGGGAACGGAAGTTGCGGTCGGCGGCATCCACCACGTAGA from bacterium encodes the following:
- a CDS encoding HAD-IC family P-type ATPase codes for the protein MPPTGLTNSQARERLRRYGPNLPVPPDPHGRLKELARLLADPMALMLLAAAAVYFLLGEPRDGSILLAALVPVLGVDVVLEARSREALKKLSQAWEPRARVLRDGVESSIPSEEVVPGDLLLLKEGDRVLADGVLWEGANFSVDESALTGESEPVAKTPRTAPVPGKDPERPYGDGPGPESRFFAGTTVLTGQGIGEVGETGPHTRFGKIAQLVAGEPMEQTPLQRKVGALVKRLYGVALLVSAAVVGLELSRGQAWGPAFLAGVSLAIAAIPEEFPLVFTLFLSLGAWRLSRHGVLLKRLASVETLGSTTVLCVDKTGTLTAGQFQLESHLPLTPWASEEAVLEASVLACERSPADPMEKAILIHARSHGVRTRTVQERWELVHDYDFDPVGKHMSHVWRKAADPQAWRLAAKGALEGILEHCDISPEERRAAERENERLASHGARVLAVAGRDGGPFTGDRARDERGLKLFGLLAFRDPLRPEVPAAAAQCREAGIRLKIITGDHLLTAHAVVDAAGIDHRPEELLNAAGLDRLPPQEFARKAREGVVFARVRPEQKFALVKALKEAGEVVAMTGDGINDAPALKKADIGIAMGLQGTEVARASAHLVLLNDSFAGIVATIAEGRRIFGNIQRSFLFLIAFHIPIVGLALLCPLLGMPIFYLPVHLVWLELIVHPVSALVF
- a CDS encoding PilZ domain-containing protein, giving the protein MPEGYLYKERRISPRTKVEIPIQFGLLEDPQAVQAIRDQHKKARGEKAIDLSLGGLQVLAAQPLRSGDMLEMEISLPGLPMALPATAEVVWADGNTGGLHFLRMDGEDVRVLKAFLNKAMKSRGGA
- a CDS encoding TIGR00730 family Rossman fold protein, coding for MKNKRSTSRSLWGKSTPSPRESRFLSGPLSRLEELRQLLLVFFECLKGFRKLHFVGPCVTIFGSARFNEGHRYYALARRVGAEMAKLGFTVMTGGGPGLMEAANRGAQEAGGRSVGCNIVLPKEQKPNPYLDLWLEFHYFFVRKLMLAKYSYAFIAMPGGFGTTDEFFEIATLIQTGKTQDFPIVLMGKGYWGPLLRMLKGSMLKEGAIDPGDIDRILVSDSPREVTAHIRKRAIGHFGLRYRPKVRPRPLFLERWWTPKSRTP
- the tmpT gene encoding thiopurine S-methyltransferase, which codes for MDKSFWYQKWEKNEIGFHGGVPNPLLVGHFERLSLPKGARVFLPLCGKSLDIHWLLAQGYRVAGAELSRLAVDQLFRELGVAPEISGAGELVHYRAQNIDLFVGDIFTLSRETLGPVDAVYDRAALVALPGEMRSRYTGHLMGITGKAPQLLICYAYDQALAAGPPFSVSDEEVLRHYQDVYEPLLVTSLEVPGGLRGQFPARENVWLLKKP
- a CDS encoding DUF4375 domain-containing protein, with amino-acid sequence MTFWQFKQWLKFKFGKPKPGYIREIVIESTWKRVSIYKGAKVYREQADKVSEIERNLFAARWLEAEVKNGGFGQFYSNPTGVVVHDAIKGYETIGMKKTSILIASTKEKKSGAKGADDEFYGLIDKENGGFDKAADQYVLDNLKALNPFLRWRVKRIARGLKLI